The proteins below come from a single Saccharopolyspora sp. SCSIO 74807 genomic window:
- the lysX gene encoding bifunctional lysylphosphatidylglycerol synthetase/lysine--tRNA ligase LysX, which produces MVREAVAPAADPRDADAVRSSSGWHARVPRAAAGALLLIALLSVASAVGLAVTGGIQPVRRIVDDFVFPAPPNLAYAAFLVVLAAALERRKHVAYRLLLLILVLQTLADALVVFLWSTDQELLAEEVGRYRAPEWGGWVFAVNLAVSVAVFAALLLARDEFYGRTKRGGVRQGLSVFALLVTTSVGLGFVLAWLAPGSLENPWEWLTWTAERVLGGAVTFDIARDGHAPAWVNLLLGLFGAAALFTALLLMLRAQRVASALSEDDERRIRTLLAESGERDSLGYFATRRDKAALFSPSGKAAITYREVAGVCLASGDPLGEPEAWRPAIDRWLAMCREYTWVPAVLGVSEAGAAAYARAGLKILQLGDEAILHTAEFNLDGRDMRPVRQAVNRVRRAGYTARIRRHSDVPQREMAEAMRLAREWRHTDTERGFSMALGRLGDPADGECVLVEALDADQRPVGLLSLTPWGRHGLSLDLMRREGGSDNGVVELMVCSLMQQAWWFAVERVSLNFAVFRSAFDEGARLGAGPVLQAWRGLLLFFSRWWQLESLYRANVKYQPRWSPRFVGFCERRELARIGVASVIAEGFLSVPGAAPVAAPEEPSGEHRRVPALSEPRPDSGDVPEQSRMRLDKADDLRARGIDPYPAGITRAESCRSLLDRHGGLAADSTTGDRTSLAGRVMLLRDHGGVCFASLRDFSGDVQVMLTASGSGDALRTWREQVDIGDQVSVTGDVVASAHGEVSLLATEWTMAGKCLHPLPSKHRGLTDQDARVRQRYLDLVMRPQAREALHARSATLHAVRGALIGDGFLEVETPVLQPVHGGANARPFSTRSNAYDMPLYLRIAPELYLKRLCVGGVDKLFEIGRVFRNEGVSYRHNPEFTVLEAYAAFADYGTVRELCRRLVQAAAEAVNGAQIARRDGDVDLSGEWPVITVNEAISKALGEEITIGTPLEDLHRACAAAGVPHDPEWDRGTVVHEVYERLVEPSTQEPTFYTDFPAEVAPLARPHRADPRLAERWDLVAFGVELGTGYSELTDPVEQRRRLTEQSRLAAGGDAEAMELDEDFLTALEYAMPPTGGLGLGIDRLIMLLTGRSIRDTLAFPLAKPVGS; this is translated from the coding sequence ATGGTTCGGGAGGCGGTCGCGCCGGCGGCCGATCCGCGGGATGCGGACGCGGTGCGCAGCAGCTCCGGATGGCACGCCCGGGTACCGCGGGCGGCGGCGGGTGCGCTGCTGCTGATCGCGCTGCTCAGCGTTGCCTCCGCGGTGGGGCTGGCGGTCACCGGCGGCATCCAGCCGGTCCGCCGGATCGTGGACGACTTCGTGTTCCCCGCACCGCCCAACCTCGCGTACGCCGCTTTCCTCGTGGTGCTCGCCGCGGCGCTGGAACGGCGCAAGCACGTCGCCTACCGCCTCCTGCTGCTCATCCTGGTGCTGCAAACGCTGGCCGATGCGCTCGTGGTCTTCCTGTGGAGCACCGATCAGGAATTGCTGGCCGAAGAAGTCGGCCGATATCGGGCGCCGGAGTGGGGCGGGTGGGTCTTCGCGGTCAACCTCGCAGTCAGCGTGGCCGTGTTCGCGGCGCTGCTGCTGGCGCGCGACGAGTTCTACGGCCGGACCAAGCGCGGCGGTGTGCGCCAGGGCCTATCGGTGTTCGCCCTGCTCGTCACCACGTCGGTCGGCCTGGGATTCGTGCTGGCGTGGCTGGCGCCCGGATCGCTGGAGAACCCGTGGGAGTGGTTGACCTGGACCGCTGAGCGGGTGCTGGGCGGGGCGGTGACCTTCGACATCGCCCGGGACGGGCACGCTCCCGCCTGGGTGAACCTGCTGCTCGGGCTGTTCGGCGCCGCCGCGCTGTTCACGGCGCTGTTGCTGATGCTGCGGGCCCAGCGGGTCGCCTCGGCGCTGAGCGAGGACGACGAGCGGCGGATCCGGACGCTGCTGGCGGAAAGCGGCGAACGCGACTCCCTCGGCTACTTCGCCACCCGCCGCGACAAGGCCGCGTTGTTCTCGCCCAGCGGCAAGGCCGCCATCACCTACCGGGAAGTCGCCGGGGTCTGCCTGGCCAGCGGTGACCCGCTGGGCGAACCGGAAGCGTGGCGCCCGGCCATCGACCGCTGGCTGGCGATGTGCCGCGAATACACCTGGGTACCGGCCGTGCTCGGCGTCAGCGAAGCGGGCGCCGCCGCCTACGCCCGCGCCGGGCTCAAGATCCTCCAGCTCGGCGACGAGGCGATCCTGCACACCGCGGAATTCAACCTCGACGGGCGGGACATGCGACCGGTGCGCCAGGCGGTCAACCGGGTGCGCCGCGCCGGGTACACCGCACGCATCCGCAGGCACTCCGACGTGCCGCAGCGGGAAATGGCCGAGGCGATGCGGCTCGCCCGCGAATGGCGGCACACCGACACCGAACGCGGCTTCTCGATGGCGCTCGGCCGCCTCGGCGACCCGGCCGACGGGGAATGCGTGCTGGTGGAAGCGCTGGACGCGGACCAGCGCCCGGTCGGCTTGTTGTCGCTGACCCCGTGGGGACGGCACGGGCTGTCGCTGGACCTGATGCGCCGCGAAGGCGGTTCGGACAACGGCGTCGTGGAGTTGATGGTCTGTTCGCTGATGCAGCAGGCGTGGTGGTTCGCCGTGGAGCGGGTGTCGCTGAACTTCGCGGTGTTCCGCTCGGCGTTCGACGAAGGCGCCCGGCTCGGCGCGGGACCGGTGTTGCAGGCTTGGCGCGGCCTGCTGCTGTTCTTCTCCCGCTGGTGGCAGCTCGAATCGCTGTACCGCGCGAACGTCAAGTACCAGCCGCGCTGGTCGCCTCGGTTCGTCGGCTTCTGCGAACGCCGCGAGCTGGCGCGGATCGGAGTCGCGTCGGTGATCGCGGAAGGTTTCCTGTCCGTGCCGGGTGCCGCACCCGTCGCCGCGCCCGAGGAGCCGTCCGGCGAGCATCGCCGCGTTCCGGCGCTTTCCGAACCGCGCCCGGATTCCGGGGACGTTCCGGAACAATCCCGGATGCGGCTGGACAAGGCCGACGACCTGCGCGCCCGGGGAATCGACCCGTACCCGGCCGGGATCACCCGAGCGGAATCCTGCCGCAGCCTGCTGGACCGCCACGGTGGCCTGGCCGCCGACAGCACCACCGGCGACCGGACTTCGTTGGCAGGGCGCGTGATGCTGCTGCGCGACCACGGCGGGGTGTGCTTCGCGAGCCTGCGCGACTTCTCCGGCGACGTGCAGGTGATGCTCACGGCCTCGGGCAGCGGCGACGCCTTGCGGACCTGGCGCGAGCAGGTGGACATCGGCGACCAGGTGTCGGTGACCGGTGACGTCGTGGCCTCCGCGCACGGCGAAGTGTCCCTGCTGGCAACGGAATGGACGATGGCCGGGAAGTGCCTGCACCCGCTGCCGAGCAAGCACCGGGGGCTCACCGACCAGGACGCCCGGGTTCGGCAGCGCTACCTCGACCTGGTCATGCGGCCGCAAGCGCGAGAAGCACTGCACGCGCGCAGCGCCACGCTGCACGCGGTGCGAGGCGCGCTCATCGGCGATGGCTTCCTCGAAGTGGAGACGCCGGTGCTGCAACCCGTGCACGGCGGCGCGAACGCGCGGCCGTTCAGCACCCGCAGCAATGCCTACGACATGCCGCTGTACCTGCGGATCGCGCCGGAGCTCTACCTCAAACGGCTCTGCGTCGGCGGCGTGGACAAACTCTTCGAGATCGGCCGCGTGTTCCGCAACGAAGGGGTTTCCTACCGGCACAATCCCGAATTCACGGTGCTGGAAGCTTATGCGGCGTTCGCCGACTACGGGACCGTGCGGGAGCTGTGCCGCCGGCTGGTGCAGGCCGCCGCGGAGGCGGTCAACGGTGCCCAGATCGCCCGCCGCGACGGGGATGTGGACCTCAGCGGGGAATGGCCCGTCATCACCGTCAACGAGGCGATCTCGAAGGCGCTCGGCGAAGAGATCACCATCGGCACACCGCTGGAGGATCTGCACCGGGCTTGTGCGGCGGCCGGTGTTCCCCACGACCCCGAATGGGACCGCGGAACCGTTGTGCACGAGGTTTACGAGCGGCTGGTGGAGCCCAGCACGCAGGAACCCACCTTCTACACGGATTTCCCCGCGGAGGTCGCGCCGCTGGCGCGCCCGCACCGCGCGGATCCGCGGCTGGCCGAGCGGTGGGACCTCGTCGCGTTCGGCGTCGAGCTGGGAACCGGGTATTCGGAGCTGACCGATCCCGTCGAGCAGCGCCGCAGGCTCACCGAGCAGTCCCGGCTCGCCGCGGGCGGGGACGCGGAGGCGATGGAGCTGGACGAGGACTTCCTGACCGCGCTGGAATACGCCATGCCGCCCACCGGTGGACTCGGACTCGGCATCGACCGGTTGATCATGCTGCTGACCGGGCGTTCCATCCGGGACACGCTGGCGTTCCCGCTGGCCAAACCTGTCGGGAGCTGA
- a CDS encoding Imm1 family immunity protein, which translates to MSSAVVAELLEEGGVEVSAIDDRAAIVEALQRANRDQPKQAWTFFVNISERRAPKLSVGLDGDRGVLTYWDGRTSYRPANGSNTEPVDYWRGGHHAQLAEYKEISADQVLSALDEFLASRRQPTCVEWVAD; encoded by the coding sequence ATGAGCAGCGCGGTTGTCGCCGAACTTCTCGAAGAAGGCGGCGTGGAAGTTTCGGCGATCGATGACCGGGCCGCGATCGTCGAGGCGTTGCAGCGGGCCAACCGGGACCAGCCGAAGCAGGCCTGGACCTTCTTCGTGAACATCAGCGAGCGGCGCGCGCCGAAGTTGTCGGTCGGGCTCGACGGCGACCGCGGTGTGCTGACGTACTGGGACGGCCGCACTTCGTACCGTCCTGCCAACGGCTCCAACACCGAGCCGGTGGACTACTGGCGCGGCGGTCACCACGCTCAACTCGCCGAGTACAAGGAGATCTCGGCCGACCAGGTGCTGAGCGCCCTCGATGAGTTCCTGGCCAGCCGACGTCAGCCGACTTGTGTCGAATGGGTCGCTGATTGA